One window from the genome of Montipora foliosa isolate CH-2021 chromosome 5, ASM3666993v2, whole genome shotgun sequence encodes:
- the LOC138003117 gene encoding uncharacterized protein, protein MWLTVVKKSKPKQLLKYVSNSTKVVNKVIGAVVKNFVGNFECSDVNSMRSVKVLYSNGLMSKEKYKAVRSNLSMSTSITSKQRTAFQLLKGVRIPKLLTYDKLKQYVNHAWNASTVHDFSELYEDLDESQQVNGAYRELTDTLLELADLFISIDETLGEKSHILYFNNDKYHFHVACGADGAPFGKDDEATAWLISFLNSGSHITSEKENFLLAGANCSENHIVMQRFARRLVHEFQSIEKKTFLVRNCTVKFSLKLFPSDMKFLASYSGELSNAAYYFSSFGDVNDSNKHITNGSLGPKPENTWHPWVFSERLVVAAAVNELKEKLAKSSLAESTKRTKVLNFIKEKSSRQEHEPLIGPFVDAGFAEPLHNANNAWQFVHNTILSMSVDKSNIPSSCKDITDVPENSCFAKYLFALKTEVRAGRLLKKVKKWFNSGRKGSFDYRFTGKETKKLCHKFMYLVAALEGEGDPPETQVRLSAIAHCALQLRGAVSLFSRVNIEDRDLIELENHCLRFFNVVSTLLHHVSPTVWTIGYAVPYHTRILFNKYKMGLGVNSMQGREAKHVRLQQYAKHASLSSRWEVVLKHDFVSNIWLRRADPHHFGYAKCTNQYIPSYINTDSFCFCGYPKDPNAEKCKFCSSLIYKEIVKTADLGELSKGLQALLVFQQ, encoded by the coding sequence ATGTGGTTAACtgtggtgaaaaaatctaaacccAAACAACTTCTTAAGTATGTGTCAAACTCTACAAAAGTTGTAAATAAAGTTATAGGGGCAGTTGTTAAAAATTTTGTTGGCAACTTTGAATGTAGTGATGTAAACAGCATGCGAAGTGTGAAAGTACTGTACAGTAATGGCTTAATGAGTAAGGAAAAGTACAAAGCAGTCAGGTCCAATTTGTCCATGTCTACTAGCATTACTAGCAAACAAAGAACAGCATTTCAACTATTGAAGGGTGTGAGAATCCCAAAGCTTTTGACTTATGATAAGTTAAAGCAATATGTTAATCACGCTTGGAATGCATCTACAGTCCATGATTTTTCTGAGTTGTATGAGGATTTAGATGAAAGCCAACAGGTTAATGGTGCATATAGAGAGCTCACTGATACTTTGCTTGAATTGGCAGACCTCTTCATTTCAATTGATGAAACATTAGGTGAAAAGTCACACATTTTATATTTCAATAATGACAAATATCACTTTCATGTTGCATGTGGGGCTGACGGTGCACCTTTTGGAAAAGATGATGAGGCTACGGCCTGGTTGATATCTTTTCTCAACAGTGGAAGTCATATtacaagtgaaaaagaaaattttctgtTGGCTGGAGCCAATTGCTCTGAAAATCACATTGTTATGCAAAGGTTTGCCAGGAGACTTGTTCATGAATTTCAATCAATTGAAAAAAAGACCTTTTTAGTACGAAATTGCACAgtgaaattttcattaaaattgtTTCCCTCTGACATGAAATTTTTAGCATCGTACTCTGGGGAGCTTAGTAATGCCGCTTACTACTTTTCTTCTTTTGGGGATGTAAATGACAGTAACAAGCACATCACAAATGGGTCTCTTGGGCCAAAGCCTGAAAATACATGGCACCCATGGGTTTTCTCAGAGAGACTAGTGGTAGCTGCAGCTGTAAATGAGCTGAAAGAAAAGCTTGCCAAGTCGTCTCTTGCAGAATCAACGAAAAGAACAAAAGTTCTTAATTTCATTAAGGAAAAGAGTTCAAGGCAAGAACATGAACCTTTAATTGGCCCATTTGTTGATGCTGGATTTGCAGAGCCCCTTCACAATGCAAATAATGCATGGCAGTTTGTCCACAATACCATCTTGTCTATGAGTGTTGATAAATCTAACATTCCTTCTTCATGCAAAGATATTACTGATGTTCCTGAGAATTCTTGTTTTGCAAAGTATCTTTTTGCACTTAAAACAGAGGTAAGGGCAGGAAGGCTactgaaaaaagtgaaaaagtggTTTAACAGTGGCCGAAAAGGGAGTTTTGACTACAGATTCACAGGTAAAGAAACTAAGAAACTTTGTCACAAGTTTATGTACCTTGTTGCTGCTTTAGAGGGTGAGGGGGATCCACCTGAAACCCAAGTGAGGCTTTCTGCAATTGCCCATTGTGCTTTACAACTGAGAGGTGCAGTGTCACTATTTTCGAGGGTAAATATAGAAGATCGAGATTTGATTGAACTAGAAAACCATTGTCTTAGATTCTTTAATGTAGTTTCCACCCTGCTTCATCATGTGAGCCCTACTGTCTGGACAATAGGTTATGCTGTCCCATATCACACTAGAATTTTATTTAACAAGTATAAAATGGGTTTGGGTGTGAACAGCATGCAAGGTCGGGAGGCCAAACACGTAAGGTTACAGCAGTATGCAAAGCATGCTAGTCTTTCGTCAAGATGGGAAGTTGTTCTCAAACATGACTTTGTTTCCAATATTTGGCTTAGAAGGGCTGACCCACATCACTTTGGGTATGCAAAGTGTACCAACCAGTATATCCCATCATATATCAACACTGACAGCTTTTGCTTTTGTGGGTATCCAAAGGACCCCAATGCAGAGAAGTGCAAGTTTTGCTCCTCTCTTATCTACAAAGAAATTGTCAAAACAGCAGATTTAGGAGAGTTGTCTAAAGGTTTACAAGCTCTTTTAGTGTTTCAGCAGTAG